The sequence below is a genomic window from Glycine max cultivar Williams 82 chromosome 20, Glycine_max_v4.0, whole genome shotgun sequence.
CTGCATCTTCCAAAAGCTTAAATCTCTGCCATCGAACTTCTCGATCTTCACCTTCCCCTCTTCTAATGCCATTGCTCCCACTGTCTCCTTTAAACTGAGAAGACTCCCACTAATTCCTCTAAACTAAGGAAATATCATGGAGTAACCAAAAGCTCTTGATACCAGTTGTTAGTATAGagcaataaaaataagagaaaggaataaggaaaaaagagagaagacacaAAGCTTTAATGTGGTTCGACACACAATGTATGTACCTTTGTCCACGACTATACTAATAAAACTTTCTTGTTACTTGCACATTTTAAAGCTTACAAGGtatctctatatataacactaatgagGCACAAGTTTTTTCAAACCAAGCAATATGAAacaaaggaactaagaccacaaaACTCTTAACAGTTTGATtgtgtgaaataaaaaaaacagagaaaaaatatttaaattaaagtaatacttaaaaaattgtaagattcacactaatttttttgaatGTTTTCCTTCAATTTCTCTCCATCCAAAGAGAGGCTTTAAAGTTTATTATTCTTCTTTAAATATACATTTTGGGAGAATCATAATTAGTCTTTTTTTACAAACTCAACATATGATATGATGTAAACTGAGTTCAATATGTTAATTTCTTAAAGAGCAAGATATTATAACATTAAATACAACACTAAATTAATAAGTCTCAAAATTTATGATACCCCAAAATTAtgatgtaaaatataaaatataataattattattatgtaaaagtataatttttagctaaaaaaaataattaatgtgtgtgtttttattttatttgaaaagtatTTCGAATACATATACTATGAGCATGTTTGATTTGctaaaaaataagagattagacaatatgaaaatatttgtccaacgtttgatttaaaaaatgaccGAGGgacaatacaaaataaaaaatgataaactaaataaatactCAAAAACTTTTAACCCACTAAATTCGTACAACTTTTTGTCTAGTgtctaacaaaaataaaaatacaatactacccctattttttgaattttcattattccacacattttttctttttccatatgCCCCTCCttctcactactacaaaaaaagcCTTTTTGTCTAGTCTCTAAACCTTCCTCTCCAATCGTCATACCTTGGCCACTGGCAAGGGTTACCGGCGTAGGCACCTTGGCTGCCAACGAGGGTTATATGAACTGCTGCTGTTTCCTTTTTGCtcgtcatttctttcttttcattgttaatttatttaaatattttcatcgtcatcttccttcttctcgctattttttttccttttggccAACTCCGGCGAGGCTGCGCCGCGCCACCACCATCGTCGTGACCCTGTGGCAGCCTCGTGTTGCCAGCCCTGCGCCCCGGTGGCATTAGGGGCGTGCCTCCTCCATGGAGATGTCTCTCCTTTATTGCGCCGTTAAGGGTGTTGTTAATACACCTAAGATTTTATAgtgaaatttatattattttgtctagtacaacataaaattatttatactgaATATTGATCACCAAATAACATATAATACAAAAAGTTGTTATATAACTTAATTACTTATTCAATATTGTTGTATCTATCCTATCTTTTTAATGAATCAATGCATCCTATATCGATTTTAAAGCACCTGCGTTTGAAGGTATAAAAGTTATTCTCTTCCTTCTAAAAGCACGATGAGGTTTTTTAATCCAAtttacttttttgttgtttcatttggTAGTTACTTACGGTCATGGATGAGTTGTTAATAGActatttaatattcattttgcAATGACGTTATATTTTCGTCAGATTTTTTGCTTgaccatttttttaatcaaacaagAATTACGAAATAAGAGAATTTGCAGCAATTTCCTCCAATAACAACAGCTAGAGtcattgaaaagaaaaacacacaTGGAACGACACTTATAAGTTAATAGAATAAGAATTTTTTAGTCAcccaatatataaaatattatagctGGGAAAATAACTTGTTTTAAATACCAAGGGGTTTATGTAATTATCTTTTGTAAATGGGATAGGTATCCCTTGTACCCTCtttaatgatattttctttggctgataaaaaaaaagcttgttCTAAATACATGTCCAACATGGGTTTTGAAGGCAATaaggataattttatttatttttaattgagagagttatataaagtttataaaaataagtaaaagatTATAATATTAAGCTTATATGTCCTaatctaacattttttatttaaaaaaaattaaagaatatttatttaaaaataaattgccgTTATTTccattttccttctaaacctcaATTTCAAAACATATATCCCGTATCTGTTGTCAACAAATATTGGTTTCCAAGAGATATATTCTGCAACATTTAAAccttatattatttcttttcaaaattggctagcttgaatttgaaattcatACGTATGTTAGCAAGAGCATTATATTGTACTGTATATAAAGAAAGTTTGAACTTTTCTGAGCAGGtgaatgaatttttaatttgttaagaaTCGTTGATTTGATATATtatacgtaaaaaaaaaaaaacaaaaacttgaaGTTTTATTGGGCATCGAGTTAGAACTCTAATTTTCCATGGATTGCTGATTTGATATAATATATGTTAATGAAAGTTTGAAGTTTTGTCAATTTTTGGATCAAATTCTAATTTATCAATAACCGTTGATTTGATATTTTCTctctatataataatttattatttaattttcatactaaaatgttaatttttaaaaaattatatgataaataaaatattactactTAATATTATtgagattaaaattaatatttaatttagtattcgagatttgaataaattaaaaatacttcaACATTTtagaaacattattttttttaatttgtaggaaaaattcctatatttttaaaataatactaataacaataataataatatacagacatatataataatttattatgtaatttctattctaaaatattgattttaaaaaatatataataaataaaatgttactacttaatattattatgattaaaattaatatttaatttattatttgagatttgaatacatttaaattaaaaatttatgaaataatatccTTCATTATTAGTTTTTGACAAACTTAAATAGtttccctaaaaaaattaaataacaaaattaacagttgttaaaattttttatttaaagagcACAAAGTGTAGctgacaaaattatttatttatttttattgaaattgaatgtcttaaaaagaaagaatgcaaaTCCGTCGTAAAGTTAAggaaaaacctttttttaaattttttaattaacatttaaaccaattatattaaaagaacggtttcaaaaagaaaatcttaCAACAATCATTTACTATTTAGCAttgctgaaaaaaaaattccataaggtttttttatttttaatgcacatttcttatttataaaGAAGGTGAAAGAGATTGATTTGTTCCTCTccatatagataaaaaaagaaaagaaaatggaacaAACATGAAAACTCAACTCATGCTGCTAATAATTGGTTTcaggataacattaaataattcaatttaccAAGTAGCCTTTATATGCTTAAAAATGTTTCCTccgtgtgcatttttttttctattcaatgctgtcaataatttgttattaaaaaaacattatgttATATCTTAAGAagttagcaaaaaaaaagttacagaaACTTTATGTTATTACAAACGTgtctatttctctctctctctctttataagCCACTTCATAAACATTATAAATATCAAGACCatgttttttacaaaaaaaaaaaaaaaaaattgttccttGCTTTGTGCATACTTTTTCTATTagcttttttccttcttaaacATTTTTAGGAATGATTACTTTCAATAATGATAAGGACATCATGGAAACTCTCACCATCAGtgatcaagataaaaaaaacgaTGGTTAATTTGAGTAAAGCACTATAACTACTACCAAAAATGCTAAGAAAGAATAAGTAACAATTTTCTATTGTTCAcaagattatattttataaaattaatatttctttaacCCTTTTAACAGATATATTTTGCTCAATAACTTTTCTCCAACATTGGATGAAAAAATCATTAAGGTTCAAGCTTCAAGAATGTGGGATACTCATAAGAGGAAATATTTTATTAGCACTGACATAGTGTTGATTGATGAAGAGGTTTCAAATCCTATTCTAATCTTTAGTTATACTACAATCATGTAATATATTcttttgtctaatttttataatgcttatttcaaaacaattatataCATGCTACTCTAGGGAAGTCTGCTGcttgtaaataaaattaacactTTCACAAATTTTTCATTTGATCGTTGTTTCTCTTCTTGCCTAGCAGTTTCTTTCTCTCAATATGTTTTAGTTGACTTACAATTAACAATGATGCCTTTTGTGTAAGTGAGCATAAAGTTCTTATAACAATGCCTGAGGGACTTGGATTGGAGACTCAGAATCACCTACTGCTTTAACAAGTATCACATAATAACtaattatgtatataattttatccttcttttattatttctattatgatctcttcaaatttttttcatttctcattttaatatcttgtgttattttatattttgataattattgttcaattttttcaagCATATTCTTATATTTTCCCTCTTACTACTCTTATATTATCTTTTctcattttgaaaaaaattaataatctaaattttactttatatatatttttttgtttaacagaATGTAAAGGAAgtatattattgttataactGTACTTATCATTCAttgattttattctttgttatattttttaatgtaattcacCTAACACAATTTGTTTTTCTActcagtttttttcttttgtttacacCTGCATATTGATTATataattcattatatatttttttaaagttgattttatacttcaatgtttttcaataattacaaataaattgtgattttaaaaaaatatataatttgttttattggtTAGTAAAAAACCCAAAATCATTGTCaagaatattaattgttgtGTAAATAAAGAAGAATCTCCATCACTTTGaaatatatgttattaatttaataataatcattaatGTAACCAATTTAATTACCATATTTTGGTTTCAAAATATGTTATTagcttaaaataagaaataaaactgATTACATTATTGATGGtaattattatactatttttataataataaaaaatagattccaattaaattcttaaaattcaattttttattcttataaatgaATACcttaataataatgattataataatagtaataactaaaataaaatattgaattataGGTATTACATGCTAGCATAATATTtagaataacaaaatatcacacgcaattttaaataattataaattgatatattatagttatatttttcatttatacatttaataTAGATATTACATTATTGTTATTACTTAAAGAAACAACAAACCTTAATAAGTTTTGATAggcttaacatttttttagacttatgatttaaaaatctaattaatcaaatttctcaattttaatgtaattatatttaatatactattaaatatttcaaaaattaataatttaattatatataatatatatatttcaaaaataaattataaaaatctgaatagacttaatatttattaagataaCATCTACTCgattaaaaatatacttatccttttcatgtattttaatataatatcttactaaatatttaaaaattcattttatttatgtacatatattttttgaataataataaatataaaaaaatttaaatgaaccCATACAATGcaatagaaaaaatttaaatgaattcgTGCTATGCACAGATTTAAAATCTAGTTGATAGAATAAGAGTATAAAAGTAACAGATATCAaatgatatataaaagaaagaaaaaaatagaaaaagaaattgtgaataataaaatttgaaaacgcACGTAATGGATATATATTAGATGAAATTTTAGAAACAGAAGAAAACGAGATTGAATTGGTGAAAAGTTTAATATGGTTTCATGAGACCAAATCAATGGTCCACGTCCTTCCTCTTTGGTGATCAACAAAGATTCTCACATGATACGCAAAGAAACCAAACTCCAAAGGCCACAGAGGATTAATCCCATCATCATTTACACCGAATCTCCCAAGGTTATCCACACCAAGGCCAAAGATTTCATGGCTCTTGTTCAAAGACTCACGGGTAGGTCAAGCACCAATGATAATTTGTCCACTACTGCTTCACTTCCTCAAGAGGGTTCTGAGAATTTTGGCTCATCTTTATCTGATGGGTCAAACTACAATAGCAATGAAACAAGCTCGGCTCTTAGGAGATTTGGTGAGAATTTGGTTGAGAGTGGTGCAATTATTCAACATGGTCCCTCTCATCTGGATTTTGTTGACATGCCACTTTCTACTCCAAATTCCTCAGATTTCTTTTGCTCTTCTCGATCATCAGTGTATAAATATTCTGATTCTCCATATGGGGTTTTGGGAAGTTTGATATCCCCTTCCGGGTTGGAATTCATGAAAGAGTTGCCTGAATATTGATATCAATTCATTTGGGTGCACGCTTTGTTCATATTTGCTCGAGGGTctctttaacctttttttttttctctgtaaaTTTTGTTGTATTAGTGTTACGGTGCTGATCAACTACGACACTGACTACGATGAGATTAGTGTGAATTATATTATAGGGAGATTTAATTCATTCTTTCTGGACATAAGAAGAATAAGTTCATCAGTTTGATTTTGTTAGTGTAATTTCATTCTCCTGTACGTTGTATTCTGTTTCCATGTTCCTTTTTCGTTAATTACATAAAAGCTGCAATTCGATCTGTAATCAATCATCTTGTTTCTTCTTTGCATTGGATATGCAAGCGTTTATACTATTGCTTCACAATTCCCATTTCATTTTGTTGGATTTATGCATACAATTACTAGCATTTATCCGGTCAACGCATAGAAAAGACAATGCTACAACGTTCTCGGATCACTGTCTGGTTTGGTATTTTTGTCAACATGTTACTTGAGTTATCTGATTTCAAACccattaattcaaatatttgtacCTTCAAAAGCGAAAGTCAACTCCTTGTTATCAtaccattttctttctttacgaCTTGAAGTTTTTTTAATGGACTTACTAATATATACATACAGAAACAGTTGTAATTTATCATAGCTCAACCACACCCACCCACATCCataaataaatatctatttGCTCTCGTTGTTTTCGTtacaaaaagttaattaattaatgagaaGAAGAGTGGTTGAAAACAGATggtaataacaaatgaaaatttatatagCTAGACAGCTAGTAATTAATAGGATAATATCTGCACTTAAATGATTTATTCTAGTAATACCTAACCATGAGTAGGTTTGGAAAATAGCAACaatgtgttattattatataattatgataactcattttagaaaattttagtAAATAGTATTCATTTAGCAAGCATCTTTAATTGTTGAAGGAGAAGAAAGGCAATAGCTTTTGAGATTAATAGATGCTAGATCTTAGAGGTTGATCCCGATGAAACCTTTGAACCTTTGACGTTGAATAAAGTTTGCATATGCTCAACTCGTTGTTTGACTAGAAGAATTGCTAGTCTGAGAAAACCTTACTGGTTTTGGTGTGTATGGTAGAACATCAAgcaattaattcattttaacaatTCAACTCCTTGTTCTCGAACAAGGAACaagatttttgttttagggGGTTGGGGTTGGGTTTAGCCGGAAATAAATCATCTCCAGTAACTGAACAGCTCCAGTTAATGGAGAGAAATTGGATACAATTTAACCTAAGTTAACCTCGACCGGGAGATAGAAATTAATCTTTTTCAATGTATTCAAATCTATCTAATAAACTGACAtttcctaataaatatttttcgaATACTTGGGTTGAGATTTAAATTTTACACcacatattttaaaagatacaaTTATTTGTCATGACATATCCACGTCATATTGTATTGATAGATACAGGGTGAAGGTCTTGcttaagataaatttttttggcAAGTACTTTAGCAATAAAATATGAAGATGAAATGAATTGGATTTCTCTATAATCTAAATTGAACTTATGCACCTAGCTTGTGGAAaagttagacaaaaaaaaacttctatagaagctaggcaaaaatgaattgaaaattttcCCCTTAATAGGACAACtcataatgaattaaaaaattaaaatggtaattattttatgagattcttatctcttgcacaataattataatgagaCCAAGGAAGTATGTTTTTTCATGGATATTCtaacactaatttttttaaggattctaacatcatttaaaatttattaaaaactataaaatgctattaaaaaaagtatagcTGCTATTTATTTGTTGTAAGATGTATCTtgaggattaaaaataattgtttcaaattttagatgaattaatgaaaacaaaagaaaaatatttaggaactaaaattaaaagttactcATTTTAtatggacaaaaaatatatttaaatatatatttttacatgatttgtccttattattattttttatttcaggctcactttaaatttaattctatgcttttatttttttccttttatctgtatGCTTTTTTATGATAGTTACATTCAGCTTTAacattattgaataaaaaaatatttaaataaggttaatttaaaattgttaggatacattcttaattaataataacttttttttatcagaaagaAAAGACGAGTAAATGGGAGTGTCGATAGCTCCACTCTTAATcttatttttcatgaaaatgGAGTCTATTGACTTCAGTTTTGATGGATAAACATTGCCCGGAAACTACCGAGAAGTGAACATGCATAACTTTATAATTCAAGTCAATAAGTCATATTGTACGCAACCTTTGAACTCAAATAAATCGTTTCCTCGTCAACATCATTTTAATTGGATATCAAATGGTAGAACGTCGCCGTCAAACGTTGCTTTTTGTAGTTTGTGAAACGATAAAAGCTAATATGCTATACAtataatatagtttaaaataacttatagACATAAATTTGTTGCTTGGGGCGGGCCAAACCCGCATCACGTATGaacacaattcatagcttaattaatatatatcatttaattttttatttgtttcttgtcaagatcaataaaatttatgaatgatAAGAATTATGTTAATCTCTGACTCACGCGATGGTAGAGAATGTTGGACTTTTTTCAAATCAATGTTGGATCTTGATAtgaagaattaaataaaaaaaagtatagaaccatactttaaaaaatacttgtttaaaaataaaattatgtatcaAACTTTTGTACtcttatcatttaataatattttttttaaaaaaatacaaaatttgtaatttattatacacccaaattattaaaataaacatatataagTTAAGAtctgttttttaatattatggaattttgttttgaaaaataaaataaaatattcttctttTGGAGCACAAGCAATATTTCATtctaaattaaaacataagaaCCCTAACCTTGAAACATTCGATCTTATTTTTATGCGTAAGTATattaaatttcacataatttgAACATtctttaaccatttttttttatatatttctttaaccATTTTGTTGTAGTGATACAAACACAGGTCATATAAGCATACATGATGgatcaatatttaaaataacatgatcacaaatatatatgacttgtgtatcttaatttttttttgggtgcatTGTGTAATTTAATCTCAATCTTAATCATTCATAATAACATCTAatggttaatatatatttatcctCTTCGTtctcacattaaaaaaaaaaacactttcattgtatataacaataaatttgcTTCATACAATTATACATAAATAgtcaaaaaacaatttattgttACTACTTGAAAAAATTGCTTCATACAATTAGAatcgttaatattttttttattttcatgttttagtgactgattttttttccatttgaataaaattttgatattcaTATCATATATTTCCAAACAACCTTcttctaatatatttatatctcaaaatattttttttatttctgtagaagtatattaatatatactaaattatatatatatatatatatatatatatatatatatatatatatatataatattaagcaTAAATATATTGGATATGATATAGATATATTAGATGaagattaattagaaaatataattattttattgaaatatcctaatttataaatttatatgtgtatgtatgttaatatgatattaatatacattactaaataataattaaacatttttaataaattaataaatatgttattaataaatataaattagtaaattaatatattcattaatcaatatatatatatatatatattaataatatacattaatgattaaattaatatattattaatacattttatattcattaataaattaatgaatataaattaatatgggaaacataaatatattggatatgatataaatatattagacGAAGCTTGACTAGcatatctgatttttttttattgaaatgcattaattttaaaattaatatattgtatATGATAtgcatatattaataatatgatattagTAAACGTGAATGAATAAAtcaatacattaattaattaatatgatattaataAACATGAATGAATACAtcaatacattaattaattaatatgatattaataattcatcaatcaattaacaaatataagttaatatactaaaataaataaattgtatatgatataaatatatcaGATAAAGATTTATTAGAATATAcgatataaatatattagataaagatttattagaatatatgatataaatatattttttagttaaataatgagaaaaatattacataGATAATGATACCTTATTTTAATCACTAgagtatgaaaagaaaaaaacaacacaattttgttaaaaaaatagttttttaagaCATGATGATTTGGTTATATTTAAGATTCATGGtattgtctttaaaaaaaattgat
It includes:
- the LOC102663102 gene encoding VQ motif-containing protein 8, chloroplastic; the encoded protein is MIRKETKLQRPQRINPIIIYTESPKVIHTKAKDFMALVQRLTGRSSTNDNLSTTASLPQEGSENFGSSLSDGSNYNSNETSSALRRFGENLVESGAIIQHGPSHLDFVDMPLSTPNSSDFFCSSRSSVYKYSDSPYGVLGSLISPSGLEFMKELPEY